A genomic segment from Stappia indica encodes:
- a CDS encoding sodium:solute symporter family protein — MAFSMKGDFTENLGKIYGIYVGGFAAFVVLMAVFSMIGVPDRFILWSYMAMTIGIYAFIGIMSRTAQVAEYYVAGRSVPAIYNGMATGADWMSGASFVGMAGTLFVLGYDGLAFVLGWTGGYVLVAVLLAPYLRKFGAYTVPDFLGTRYGGNMARLVGIVVLFCCSFTYITAQVYASGIIASQFLGIDFRYAVFAGLAGILVCSMLGGMKAVTWTQVAQYIVLIVAYLLPAVWMSTVQFGIPVPQLTYGGALSQIAEYERLLEVAKPYVVPFQTYSAMDYFFLIFCLMVGTASLPHILMRFFTTPTVREARKSVGWSLLFIFLLYFTAPAYAAFSKFNLMGLFVGAGAEANYQLAFTAIPQWMIQWGSIAGHQLVTICGVKAETVAAIQAACEAKGFATGFPYSELKLNNDMIVLSTPSIAGMPIWVVGLVGAGGFAAALSTADGLLLAIANALSHDVYYKMIDPKADAKRRLLVAKILLVVVALAAAFLARTKPSDILSMVAWAFSIAAAGLFAPLVMGVWWKRTTTMGGVLGMAAGFLTTMYYLIGNVYGFDFVKGTGDEISWFGVASISAGVFGVPVAFLVTYVVSLITPEPSEEMQDFVDRLRLPKGGTMMVQGH, encoded by the coding sequence ATGGCATTCTCAATGAAAGGCGATTTCACCGAAAACCTTGGAAAGATCTACGGGATCTATGTCGGTGGCTTTGCCGCCTTCGTCGTCCTGATGGCGGTCTTCTCCATGATCGGCGTGCCCGACCGCTTCATCCTGTGGTCGTACATGGCGATGACGATCGGCATCTACGCGTTCATCGGCATCATGTCGCGAACCGCGCAGGTGGCGGAATACTACGTCGCCGGACGCTCGGTGCCTGCCATCTACAACGGCATGGCGACGGGCGCGGACTGGATGTCCGGCGCGTCCTTCGTCGGCATGGCCGGCACGCTGTTCGTGCTGGGTTACGACGGCCTTGCCTTCGTGCTGGGCTGGACCGGCGGCTATGTGCTGGTGGCCGTGCTCCTTGCACCCTACCTGCGCAAGTTCGGCGCCTATACCGTTCCGGACTTCCTGGGCACCCGCTACGGCGGCAACATGGCGCGCCTCGTCGGCATCGTCGTGCTGTTCTGCTGCTCCTTCACCTACATCACCGCACAGGTCTACGCCTCGGGCATCATCGCCTCGCAGTTCCTCGGCATCGACTTCCGCTATGCGGTGTTCGCCGGTCTTGCGGGCATTCTCGTGTGCTCGATGCTGGGCGGCATGAAGGCGGTGACCTGGACCCAGGTGGCGCAGTACATCGTGCTGATCGTCGCCTATCTGCTGCCGGCGGTGTGGATGTCCACCGTGCAGTTCGGCATTCCGGTGCCGCAGCTGACCTATGGCGGTGCGCTGTCGCAGATCGCGGAGTACGAGCGGCTCCTGGAGGTTGCCAAGCCCTATGTGGTGCCGTTCCAGACCTACAGCGCGATGGACTACTTCTTCCTGATCTTCTGCCTGATGGTGGGTACGGCCTCGCTGCCGCACATCCTGATGCGCTTCTTCACGACCCCGACGGTTCGTGAGGCACGCAAGTCGGTGGGCTGGTCGCTGCTCTTCATCTTCCTGCTGTACTTCACGGCACCCGCCTATGCGGCCTTCTCGAAGTTCAACCTGATGGGTCTCTTCGTGGGTGCCGGTGCGGAGGCGAACTACCAGCTGGCCTTCACTGCCATCCCGCAGTGGATGATCCAGTGGGGATCGATCGCGGGCCACCAGCTCGTGACGATCTGCGGCGTCAAGGCGGAAACCGTCGCGGCGATCCAGGCGGCCTGCGAGGCCAAGGGCTTCGCCACCGGCTTCCCCTACTCGGAACTGAAGCTCAACAACGACATGATCGTGCTGTCGACCCCGTCGATCGCCGGCATGCCGATCTGGGTCGTCGGTCTCGTCGGTGCCGGTGGTTTCGCCGCTGCGCTCTCGACCGCGGACGGCCTGCTTCTGGCCATCGCCAATGCCCTGTCGCACGACGTCTACTACAAGATGATCGACCCGAAGGCCGACGCCAAGCGCCGCCTGCTGGTCGCCAAGATCCTGCTTGTGGTGGTCGCGCTCGCGGCGGCGTTCCTGGCGCGCACCAAGCCGTCCGACATCCTGTCGATGGTGGCGTGGGCGTTCTCGATTGCCGCTGCCGGCCTCTTCGCCCCGCTCGTCATGGGCGTGTGGTGGAAGCGGACGACGACGATGGGCGGCGTCCTCGGCATGGCCGCGGGCTTCCTGACCACGATGTACTACCTGATCGGCAACGTCTACGGCTTCGACTTCGTCAAGGGCACGGGCGACGAGATCTCGTGGTTCGGCGTGGCGTCGATCTCCGCCGGCGTCTTCGGTGTCCCGGTCGCGTTCCTCGTCACCTATGTGGTGTCGCTGATCACGCCGGAACCGAGCGAGGAGATGCAGGACTTCGTGGACCGTCTGCGATTGCCCAAGGGCGGTACGATGATGGTTCAAGGCCACTGA
- a CDS encoding DUF4212 domain-containing protein — protein sequence MTEKLPPEVAEAHWAKTRNLMWVSLAIWAFFGFFIHFFVTALNNVVILGFPLGYYMAAQGSLIIFVIQIFWFASRQNAIDEEFGVAED from the coding sequence TTGACCGAGAAACTGCCACCGGAAGTGGCGGAGGCGCACTGGGCCAAGACGCGCAACCTGATGTGGGTTTCGCTGGCCATCTGGGCGTTCTTCGGCTTCTTCATCCACTTCTTCGTGACGGCGTTGAACAACGTCGTGATCCTTGGCTTCCCGCTCGGCTACTACATGGCCGCGCAGGGGTCGCTCATCATCTTCGTCATCCAGATCTTCTGGTTCGCTTCGCGCCAGAATGCGATCGACGAGGAATTCGGCGTCGCCGAAGACTGA
- a CDS encoding esterase, with protein MLDLIGSILPRRQRSDWDSAVEAIRAGAAFLAQGASYSYLRARSLLAGPRLFQDEGFGMALKICKWEGFAVAAQDLILMIEAEIRPHLPADPKLRAAGLAELYRAVLAAEEMPEHRTERGWADAIEEFDRRLEVYMAKPPLKPDAISIATALRLLDHAPIDDAVREADKMMVVNNVAFRFIDYQATLRKRIDLVAFARQLSDRMVSVP; from the coding sequence GTGCTTGATTTGATTGGATCCATCCTGCCCCGACGGCAACGCTCCGACTGGGACTCGGCCGTCGAGGCGATCCGCGCCGGCGCCGCTTTTCTCGCGCAAGGGGCGAGTTACTCGTACCTGCGCGCCCGCTCGCTGCTGGCCGGGCCCCGCCTGTTCCAGGACGAGGGATTCGGAATGGCCCTCAAGATCTGCAAATGGGAGGGTTTCGCGGTTGCAGCGCAGGACCTGATCCTGATGATCGAGGCCGAGATCCGCCCGCATCTTCCCGCCGATCCGAAGCTGCGCGCCGCCGGCCTTGCCGAGCTCTACCGCGCCGTGCTGGCCGCAGAGGAGATGCCCGAGCACCGGACCGAGCGCGGCTGGGCCGACGCGATCGAGGAGTTCGACCGCCGGCTGGAAGTCTACATGGCCAAGCCGCCGCTGAAGCCCGACGCCATCTCCATCGCCACCGCGCTGCGCCTGCTCGACCACGCGCCCATCGACGATGCGGTGCGCGAGGCCGACAAGATGATGGTGGTCAACAACGTCGCCTTCCGCTTCATCGATTACCAGGCGACGCTGCGCAAGCGCATCGACCTCGTCGCCTTCGCCCGCCAGCTCTCCGACCGGATGGTGAGCGTGCCGTGA